A window of Ruminiclostridium herbifermentans genomic DNA:
TACGTATTTCTGTAAAATAACACTAGCCATATTAATAGCTGTTTTTGACATACAATAATCAAATTCTCTATCCCTAAAATTGTCTGAAATGCTGCCTGCCTCTGAAGAAATATTTACAATGACTTTAGTACTTCCTTTTTCAACATTTGGCAGGAAAGCCTTAATCACGCGTAAAGGTCCTAATGAGTTTATATTTAAGGTTTGTAGTGCCACATTAAAATCAACCTGTTCAAGTGGCAAATATGAATTTTCAAAGTGAACTCCCGCATTGTTAATTAGTATGTCAATAGTTTCATCCTTTAACTCTTGCTTTACTATTTCAACTGATTGATCACTTGCCACATCCATTCTTGTAATATTTAGCTGCTTGGCGTAAGTTTCTTTAAGATTCATAATTGTTTTGGATGGTTCTTGATATAAGCAAGCAAATACATTACACCCGTCAACGAGGAATTTTTCTGTTAGTGCTAGTCCTAGTCCTTTGTCTGCTCCAGTAATTAGTACATTTATATTATTCATACTTTCACCTCAATAAAAATATATTTACACGCTAGAAGTTCCATGGATACAATACTTACAACTTTAAGTAACTATCTACCTAGCGGAACTTTCTTATATTTTATTATATCTTATCAAATACTACATTTAAACAGAATGATTCTTGAATAATTGCTCATACTTTACAGTTTAATTGAGTCTTCTTAAAATTTATTACATATATTTGCTTCAATTATTTATATTGTGAAATCGGCTTATGTTTGAATTATATCATGAAGTAGCAGTAAATCAATCATTTGAAAGATATAAATTTCTTATAAATCAAAGAACAGAAGATGCTTTATCAGCAATTTTTGATTAGTATAGAAAAAAGATGATAAATAAAAATGATTAGGTTTCATTCAAATAGATATTATGAGTTAAATCTATAATATTCATAAAATATTAAGTCCGCTGATGAGATTACATTATATTATAGCACTCAAGACTTTCAGAGATTACTCCTTATTCAACATTCAACTGTCAAACTTCTAGACTAACTAATAGTGGCTTTCTTTTCGCACTTAAGTTTCCCAAAGAGGACGCATCAGAATCTACAATTTCTTGTCATGAAAAAATTTCTGTCTGC
This region includes:
- a CDS encoding SDR family oxidoreductase, which translates into the protein MNNINVLITGADKGLGLALTEKFLVDGCNVFACLYQEPSKTIMNLKETYAKQLNITRMDVASDQSVEIVKQELKDETIDILINNAGVHFENSYLPLEQVDFNVALQTLNINSLGPLRVIKAFLPNVEKGSTKVIVNISSEAGSISDNFRDREFDYCMSKTAINMASVILQKYVKPKGIKVLAIHPGWMKTDMGGQNADIDAAIAAESIIGLIDKYKKDIDGPLYMDYKGNKLNW